One stretch of Shewanella sp. Arc9-LZ DNA includes these proteins:
- a CDS encoding PhoH family protein translates to MQRNDKKLFVLDTNVLLHEPLAIYSFKEHDVVIPMTVLEELDSIKDRKRDVSRDARVAIRALEDILGGPTTPEQILKGVALPTREEHSQVSGHLSIFPDHQVEFIIGSLPGDNNDNRIINTALHLQKIHFPRTVVLVTKDINMRLKAKGAGIERVEDYRSDQLIDDVRFLAKGFYQFSGDFWQNVDKVSTERRGLHTVHQVPLEHLGNENFYLNQYLIDESSDFCGRVISKTDKHLQMIDRGRDRLLHHEAWGINPKNIYQGMALDALLDPDIELIILTGPAGCGKTLLAMAAALELVVERKLYDKIIVTRNTPEIAESIGFLPGSEEEKMTPWLAAITDTLEVLHKNDVNPAGSVNYIMEKANIQFKSINFMRGRSIQNSVVILDECQNLTASQIKTMITRMGEGTKLICSGNLAQIDSTYLTPVTSGLTYIVERFKDFEGSANIYLNGVVRSRLAEFAEEHL, encoded by the coding sequence ATGCAACGAAACGACAAAAAGTTGTTTGTACTGGATACCAACGTGTTACTGCATGAACCTTTAGCGATATATTCGTTTAAGGAACATGACGTAGTTATTCCCATGACAGTGTTAGAAGAGCTCGACAGTATAAAGGACCGCAAACGAGATGTGAGTCGTGATGCACGAGTGGCTATACGTGCATTAGAAGATATTTTGGGTGGTCCCACGACCCCAGAGCAAATTTTAAAAGGCGTTGCATTGCCTACTCGCGAAGAACATTCTCAAGTTTCTGGTCATTTATCGATTTTCCCAGATCATCAAGTCGAGTTTATTATCGGCTCGCTGCCTGGAGACAATAACGATAACCGCATTATCAACACCGCCCTGCATTTACAAAAAATCCATTTTCCCCGCACTGTCGTGTTAGTCACTAAAGACATTAACATGCGCTTAAAAGCCAAAGGTGCAGGTATTGAGCGCGTAGAAGATTACCGCAGCGATCAGTTGATTGATGATGTGCGCTTTCTCGCCAAAGGCTTTTATCAATTCTCTGGGGATTTTTGGCAAAATGTCGATAAAGTCTCCACCGAACGTAGAGGGTTGCATACGGTTCACCAAGTACCATTGGAACATCTTGGTAATGAAAACTTTTATCTTAACCAGTATTTAATCGATGAAAGCTCGGATTTTTGTGGTCGAGTAATCAGTAAAACCGATAAACATTTACAGATGATCGATCGCGGCCGTGATCGCTTATTACATCATGAAGCATGGGGAATTAATCCTAAAAATATTTACCAAGGTATGGCGCTAGATGCTTTGCTAGATCCTGATATTGAACTGATTATTCTGACGGGGCCAGCGGGTTGCGGTAAGACGCTATTGGCAATGGCGGCGGCATTAGAATTGGTCGTCGAACGTAAGTTATATGACAAAATTATTGTCACCCGTAATACCCCCGAAATTGCTGAGTCGATAGGTTTTCTTCCGGGTAGCGAAGAAGAGAAAATGACCCCTTGGTTGGCTGCGATAACCGATACGCTAGAAGTGCTACATAAAAATGATGTAAACCCAGCAGGTAGTGTTAATTACATAATGGAAAAAGCCAATATTCAGTTTAAGTCGATTAACTTTATGCGTGGCCGCTCTATTCAAAACTCGGTGGTTATTTTAGATGAATGTCAAAACCTAACCGCGTCACAAATTAAAACCATGATCACTCGTATGGGCGAAGGCACTAAACTGATTTGTAGTGGTAATTTAGCCCAAATTGACTCGACGTATTTAACACCGGTTACATCAGGATTAACTTACATAGTCGAACGTTTTAAAGACTTTGAAGGCAGCGCCAATATTTATCTTAATGGTGTCGTACGGTCTCGTTTAGCGGAGTTTGCAGAGGAGCATTTGTAA
- a CDS encoding alpha/beta hydrolase family protein produces MVQLGQFSRLLIVTISILLAAPGAKAQQPYGYLPTDEIKFITIDGKQTEVLVRSWQSKKHFGSAMIIAASDTDADAAGLASYLRTNINARGWASISLTPAKGLYRPNYATKPEEITKAGTEQLQLTSNKSIPKYESSQLLELRNFQQSNLNEALNQLTSTTSLFPGGKILIVIDDTAGMVTNLLYDKKIPTPDVLVIVNAYREFEYLIDPQNQRKSIAEQLVTMSIPILDIQSADAHPNSIEQAPTRLNYNQVKPAKYYRQYQMSLDLSSPSGWEEALDQIEGFSRTVIGR; encoded by the coding sequence ATGGTGCAACTAGGACAATTTAGTCGGTTATTAATCGTAACGATAAGCATATTACTGGCAGCGCCTGGCGCAAAGGCACAGCAACCTTACGGCTACTTACCTACCGATGAAATCAAATTTATCACTATTGACGGTAAACAAACTGAAGTGCTTGTAAGGTCTTGGCAGAGTAAAAAACACTTTGGTTCAGCGATGATTATTGCTGCGTCGGACACCGATGCTGATGCTGCCGGCTTAGCCAGCTACTTACGAACCAATATTAATGCCCGCGGTTGGGCAAGTATTAGTTTAACCCCAGCAAAAGGGCTATATCGGCCTAACTATGCAACAAAACCAGAAGAAATCACTAAAGCAGGCACCGAACAACTGCAATTAACCAGCAATAAAAGTATCCCAAAGTATGAGTCGTCTCAATTGCTTGAATTACGTAACTTTCAGCAAAGTAATCTCAATGAAGCCCTGAACCAATTAACCTCAACCACCAGTTTATTTCCTGGCGGCAAGATTCTAATTGTTATTGATGACACGGCCGGCATGGTCACGAATCTGCTTTATGACAAAAAAATTCCCACCCCTGATGTGCTAGTCATCGTCAACGCTTATCGCGAATTTGAGTATTTAATTGATCCGCAAAATCAGCGTAAATCGATCGCCGAACAATTAGTCACCATGTCGATCCCGATCCTTGATATTCAATCCGCCGATGCACATCCGAATTCAATTGAACAAGCACCTACCCGCCTCAACTACAATCAAGTGAAACCTGCTAAGTATTATCGCCAATACCAAATGAGCTTGGACTTAAGCAGCCCGAGTGGCTGGGAAGAAGCCCTCGATCAAATAGAAGGCTTTTCCAGAACCGTTATCGGAAGATAG
- a CDS encoding 1-acylglycerol-3-phosphate O-acyltransferase, with protein sequence MLLIARSIILVVLLFLAFIFSVVICLVRPMHRDNVHLVARFFGSVAPVLGIKVIRRAHPVSATSQPCIYLANHQNNFDLFTHTSVVPKGTVSLGKKSLVWVPLFGQIYWLSGNILIDRNNRHSAFDTMAKTVDKMKNKLLSVWIFPEGTRSRGRGLLPFKVGAFHTAVAAQAPIVPVLASCQNHINLNRWNNGVVIVEMQEPIATAGLDKNDVKALNAKVHQVMSARLVELNKEAEALMQQAKA encoded by the coding sequence GTGCTGCTTATCGCTCGTTCAATCATTCTCGTTGTGCTGTTATTTTTAGCCTTTATATTTTCAGTTGTTATTTGCCTTGTGCGGCCAATGCATCGCGACAATGTACATTTGGTTGCCCGTTTTTTTGGTTCGGTTGCACCGGTATTAGGCATTAAGGTCATTAGACGTGCTCATCCAGTCAGTGCAACATCGCAACCGTGTATTTATTTAGCCAATCATCAAAATAATTTTGATTTATTTACTCATACGTCAGTTGTGCCTAAAGGGACTGTCAGCTTAGGTAAAAAGAGCTTGGTGTGGGTACCCTTATTTGGGCAAATATATTGGCTATCAGGCAATATCCTTATCGATCGTAACAATCGTCATAGTGCATTCGATACTATGGCTAAAACGGTAGATAAAATGAAAAATAAACTATTATCAGTGTGGATATTCCCTGAAGGGACTCGTTCACGCGGTCGTGGATTATTACCTTTTAAAGTGGGTGCATTCCATACTGCAGTCGCTGCTCAAGCGCCAATAGTGCCAGTATTAGCTTCTTGTCAGAATCATATTAACCTTAATCGTTGGAACAACGGTGTGGTGATTGTAGAAATGCAGGAGCCGATAGCAACTGCGGGCTTAGATAAGAATGATGTTAAAGCGTTAAACGCTAAGGTGCATCAAGTTATGTCGGCGCGTTTAGTTGAATTAAACAAAGAAGCAGAAGCATTAATGCAGCAAGCCAAAGCTTAA
- the rraB gene encoding ribonuclease E inhibitor RraB — protein MSVERQLKEQFAENLEIVDALLADGSEPDAEYTIEHHFSATNFDRLEKAAVDAFKLGFEVNDAEEMELEDGSIIFCFDAIAKHKLEVPLLDKACEQLILVAGKQKVDYDGWGTFFVGDEVEGDEEDEDDEEDYEDEDGTFH, from the coding sequence ATGTCTGTTGAGCGTCAGTTAAAAGAGCAATTTGCTGAGAATCTTGAAATTGTTGATGCCTTACTTGCTGATGGTTCAGAGCCTGATGCGGAATATACAATTGAACATCATTTTTCGGCGACTAATTTTGATCGTTTAGAAAAAGCCGCTGTTGATGCATTTAAGCTTGGTTTTGAAGTGAATGATGCCGAAGAAATGGAACTTGAAGATGGCTCGATTATTTTCTGTTTTGACGCTATTGCCAAGCATAAGCTAGAAGTGCCTTTGCTGGATAAAGCATGTGAACAGTTGATTCTCGTTGCGGGCAAGCAAAAAGTAGACTACGACGGTTGGGGTACTTTTTTTGTCGGTGATGAAGTTGAAGGCGATGAAGAAGACGAAGATGACGAAGAAGACTATGAAGATGAAGATGGTACATTTCACTAA
- a CDS encoding response regulator, which produces MTIPILICDDSALARKQMARTLPKDWDVEISYATNGAEGLEVIRAGKGEIVFLDLNMPVMDGYEVLQAVQQQDLPALIIVVSGDIQIKAHERVKALGALDFIQKPVSAEAISHILQEYGILTLTQGNKAEETPMMKVDMRDACQEIANVAMGRAADLLAKLLDVFVLLPIPNVNVLEVSELTMALKATERNSTVSGLCQGFIGAGIAGEALLLFHDSSFEDMAKLMGLENPNDIGTEIEVMMDTGNVLIGAFLNGISEQLDMKFSQTHPVVLGRHCSVNELIHDNSDKWQRTLAMEINYRIEDYNIECDLLLLFTEDSIPTLNYKLGYLLD; this is translated from the coding sequence ATGACCATTCCAATATTAATATGCGACGATTCTGCACTCGCCAGAAAACAAATGGCAAGAACTCTCCCCAAAGATTGGGACGTTGAAATTAGCTACGCCACCAATGGCGCTGAAGGCCTTGAAGTTATTCGCGCAGGTAAAGGTGAGATTGTGTTTCTCGATCTCAACATGCCAGTCATGGATGGTTACGAAGTACTTCAAGCGGTACAACAACAAGATTTACCGGCACTGATTATTGTGGTGTCAGGTGATATTCAAATTAAGGCTCATGAACGAGTCAAAGCATTAGGTGCCCTCGACTTTATTCAAAAACCCGTTAGTGCAGAGGCTATTAGCCATATTCTGCAAGAGTACGGTATTTTGACTCTTACCCAGGGTAATAAAGCTGAAGAAACGCCAATGATGAAAGTTGACATGCGTGATGCATGTCAAGAAATAGCCAACGTCGCCATGGGCAGAGCCGCTGACTTGCTCGCTAAGCTTCTGGATGTATTTGTACTACTGCCTATTCCTAACGTTAATGTGCTTGAAGTCAGCGAATTAACGATGGCCTTAAAAGCCACCGAACGAAACTCAACAGTCTCTGGGCTTTGCCAAGGATTTATTGGTGCAGGTATCGCAGGTGAAGCGTTATTACTGTTCCATGATTCTAGTTTTGAAGATATGGCCAAGTTAATGGGATTAGAAAATCCAAATGATATTGGTACTGAAATAGAAGTAATGATGGACACTGGTAATGTGCTCATTGGCGCTTTTTTAAATGGTATTTCTGAACAACTCGACATGAAATTCAGTCAGACCCATCCAGTAGTGCTTGGCAGACACTGCAGTGTCAACGAGCTCATTCACGACAACTCTGACAAATGGCAGCGCACTCTCGCGATGGAAATTAACTATCGAATAGAAGATTACAATATTGAATGTGATCTTCTGCTGCTATTTACTGAAGACTCAATTCCTACGCTGAATTACAAACTTGGCTATTTACTCGACTAA
- a CDS encoding crotonase/enoyl-CoA hydratase family protein yields MERELIKLTVDNGIAHVCLNRPSKINALNVEMFTAIDNVIKQLRGDKRVNAVILSGAEGNFCSGLDVKSVASSPTSALKLLFKWLPGNANLAQRVSLGWQRLPVPVIAVLEGCCYGGGTQIALGADIRIATPNCKLSIMEAKWGLVPDMAGLVALRQIMPKDKALMLTYTADILTAEQALELGLVTQISDNAYECATALAQKIIRTSPDANAAIKRSINQSWTASVRSLLARESLSQIRLLLGKNRVIAAIRQTKNPDKAYRSRQSWW; encoded by the coding sequence ATGGAAAGAGAGTTGATTAAGTTGACGGTAGATAATGGCATTGCCCATGTTTGCTTAAATAGACCCAGTAAAATTAATGCGCTTAATGTTGAAATGTTTACTGCGATTGATAACGTAATTAAACAACTCCGTGGCGATAAACGAGTTAATGCGGTTATTTTATCGGGTGCGGAAGGTAACTTTTGTTCAGGCTTAGATGTGAAGAGTGTCGCGAGTTCACCGACAAGTGCATTAAAGCTTTTATTCAAGTGGTTGCCTGGTAATGCAAATTTAGCCCAACGTGTGTCGTTGGGATGGCAGCGTTTGCCTGTTCCTGTTATTGCGGTTCTAGAAGGTTGTTGCTACGGCGGTGGGACTCAAATTGCGCTAGGGGCAGATATTCGTATTGCGACGCCAAACTGTAAGTTGTCGATAATGGAAGCAAAGTGGGGGCTTGTGCCAGATATGGCTGGTTTGGTGGCATTAAGGCAAATTATGCCCAAAGACAAAGCGTTGATGTTGACCTATACCGCGGATATTTTAACTGCCGAGCAAGCACTTGAGCTAGGCTTGGTGACTCAAATAAGTGATAACGCTTATGAGTGTGCCACGGCACTAGCCCAAAAAATCATCCGCACTTCCCCGGATGCTAATGCTGCGATTAAACGCAGCATCAATCAAAGTTGGACCGCTTCAGTGCGCAGCCTATTAGCCCGAGAATCACTAAGCCAAATAAGATTGTTGCTGGGTAAAAACCGCGTGATTGCTGCGATTAGACAAACTAAAAATCCTGATAAAGCTTATCGGTCTCGTCAATCTTGGTGGTAA
- the rapA gene encoding RNA polymerase-associated protein RapA, whose translation MPFALGQRWISDTESELGLGTVVQVEGRMVTLLFPATGENRMFSRSEAPLTRVIFNPGDTVESGEGWSITIEELEEKNQLVIYHGIHSETQEKVSLRETMLSHNIRFNKPQDRLFAGQIDRLERFGVRYQCQLLRHKLASSDLLGQQGPRVGLIAHQQWIAHEVGSRYAPRVLLADEVGLGKTIEAGLIIHQQLLTGRAERILVIVPDTLRHQWLVEMLRRFNLRFSVFDEDRCVEAYADNDNPFYTEQLIICSLDLLRKKKRLEQAVDADWDLMVVDEAHHLEWSEDAPSRAYKIVEALSEVVPGVLLLTATPDQLGHQSHFARLRLLDPDRFYDYDAFLAEEASYKDVAEAAEALSQDKKLPDSAINSLTELLSEKDIEPSIRLIQSKEVDAESQQAARQELLQELLDRHGTGRVLYRNSRASVKGFPKRIFNAYPYEMPAQYVTAERVNAMMGSAKQPLAKAAQALSPEKLYQAFENDSASWWKFDPRVDWLIEFLKSHRSKKVLIIASQAETALSLEEALRTREGIQATVFHEDMSIIERDKAGAYFAQEDGGAQALICSEIGSEGRNFQFASHLILFDLPLNPDLLEQRIGRLDRIGQQNDIQIHLPYLRDTAQERLMRWYHQGLNAFELTCPSGHVLFNEFADELINVLCDDDEDQMTQLLNHTQHRYKELKQAMEQGRDKLLEINSHGGERANALIKRLSDSDNDTHLIGSVIRLWDIIGVDQEDRGENSIILRPSEHMMFPTYPGLNEDGITVTFDRETALSRDDIAFITQEHPLVQTGLDLITGSETGTTSVAILKNKALPAGTLFLELIYMADASAPKSTQLYRYLPPTPIRVLLDKNGLNMADKVDYASFDKQLSAVNRHIASKLVNASQPILHPLLAKGEEYAKESLKQLVVNARAKMTQQLTGELERLEALKAVNPNIREDELEYIRNQMTEITGYMDNSQLQLDAIRMVLVSHV comes from the coding sequence ATGCCGTTTGCCTTAGGTCAACGCTGGATAAGTGATACCGAGTCAGAACTCGGATTAGGAACAGTCGTTCAAGTTGAAGGCCGCATGGTTACGCTGCTATTCCCTGCCACTGGAGAAAACCGGATGTTTTCTCGCAGTGAAGCTCCCTTAACCCGAGTTATTTTTAACCCAGGTGACACTGTCGAAAGCGGTGAAGGTTGGAGTATCACCATTGAAGAGCTTGAAGAAAAAAACCAATTGGTGATTTATCATGGTATTCATAGCGAGACTCAAGAAAAAGTCAGTCTTCGTGAGACCATGCTAAGCCATAATATTCGCTTTAATAAACCACAAGATCGTTTATTCGCCGGACAAATTGACCGCCTAGAACGTTTTGGGGTGCGTTATCAATGTCAGTTATTGCGCCACAAATTAGCCAGCTCAGATTTACTCGGTCAACAAGGCCCACGCGTAGGCTTAATTGCACATCAGCAGTGGATTGCTCATGAAGTGGGTAGCCGTTACGCTCCACGCGTATTACTGGCCGATGAAGTCGGTTTAGGTAAAACCATTGAAGCTGGCTTAATTATTCATCAGCAATTACTCACTGGTCGTGCTGAACGTATTTTAGTCATAGTCCCGGACACACTTCGTCACCAGTGGTTAGTTGAAATGCTGCGCCGCTTTAATTTACGCTTTTCAGTATTTGATGAAGATCGATGCGTAGAAGCTTATGCCGATAATGACAATCCGTTTTATACCGAGCAGTTAATTATTTGTTCACTTGATTTACTGCGCAAGAAAAAGCGTCTTGAACAAGCTGTAGACGCTGATTGGGACTTAATGGTTGTCGATGAAGCTCACCATTTAGAATGGTCAGAAGATGCCCCTAGTCGCGCTTATAAAATCGTCGAAGCGTTAAGTGAAGTGGTCCCTGGTGTATTACTCCTTACCGCGACCCCTGATCAACTCGGTCATCAAAGCCACTTTGCTCGTTTACGTTTGCTCGATCCAGATCGTTTTTATGATTACGATGCTTTCTTAGCTGAAGAAGCAAGCTACAAAGATGTGGCAGAAGCAGCTGAAGCATTAAGTCAGGATAAAAAATTACCCGACAGTGCCATTAACAGCTTAACTGAGTTGCTTAGCGAGAAAGACATCGAGCCAAGCATTCGTTTGATCCAGTCAAAAGAGGTTGATGCAGAATCACAGCAAGCAGCACGTCAAGAATTGCTCCAAGAATTGCTCGACCGCCATGGCACTGGCCGCGTACTTTATCGTAACAGTCGCGCATCAGTAAAAGGCTTTCCAAAGCGTATATTTAATGCTTATCCATATGAGATGCCTGCGCAGTACGTGACCGCTGAACGCGTTAACGCCATGATGGGCAGTGCCAAGCAGCCACTGGCTAAAGCAGCACAAGCATTAAGCCCTGAGAAGCTTTACCAGGCCTTTGAAAATGACAGTGCCAGCTGGTGGAAGTTTGATCCACGGGTAGACTGGTTAATTGAGTTCCTAAAATCGCATCGCAGTAAAAAAGTACTGATTATTGCTAGCCAGGCTGAAACTGCATTAAGCCTTGAAGAAGCGCTGCGAACCCGCGAAGGTATTCAAGCTACGGTATTCCATGAAGATATGTCGATTATCGAACGCGATAAAGCCGGCGCTTACTTTGCTCAAGAAGACGGCGGCGCCCAAGCATTAATTTGTTCTGAAATAGGCTCCGAAGGGCGTAACTTCCAGTTTGCTAGCCATTTGATTTTGTTTGATTTGCCGCTTAATCCTGATTTGTTAGAGCAACGTATTGGCCGCTTAGATCGTATTGGGCAACAAAACGATATCCAAATTCATTTGCCTTACTTGCGCGATACCGCTCAAGAAAGATTGATGCGTTGGTATCATCAAGGATTAAATGCATTCGAACTCACCTGCCCGAGCGGTCATGTGTTGTTTAACGAATTTGCCGATGAACTGATTAACGTACTTTGCGACGATGATGAAGATCAGATGACTCAATTGCTGAATCACACCCAGCATCGTTATAAAGAGCTTAAACAGGCAATGGAGCAAGGCCGCGATAAACTGCTAGAGATAAACTCTCACGGTGGCGAGCGTGCCAATGCATTAATTAAGCGCTTATCAGACAGCGATAATGATACCCATCTAATCGGTTCAGTGATCCGTTTATGGGACATTATTGGTGTTGATCAAGAAGATCGTGGTGAAAACTCGATTATCTTGCGCCCTAGTGAACACATGATGTTCCCTACTTATCCTGGGCTGAATGAAGACGGTATTACGGTGACGTTTGATCGTGAAACCGCTTTGTCTCGTGATGACATTGCATTTATCACCCAAGAGCATCCTTTAGTACAAACCGGCTTAGATTTAATCACTGGCTCAGAAACGGGCACCACCAGTGTGGCAATTCTAAAGAATAAAGCGCTTCCCGCGGGGACGCTATTTTTAGAATTAATTTACATGGCTGATGCCTCTGCCCCAAAATCGACTCAGTTATACCGTTATTTACCACCGACACCTATCCGGGTGTTATTGGATAAAAATGGTCTTAACATGGCAGATAAAGTGGACTACGCCAGTTTTGACAAACAGCTAAGTGCGGTAAACCGTCACATCGCTAGCAAGCTTGTTAATGCCTCACAGCCTATTTTACATCCGCTATTGGCCAAAGGTGAAGAGTATGCAAAAGAGTCGCTTAAGCAGCTAGTAGTGAATGCTCGAGCTAAAATGACTCAACAACTCACAGGCGAGCTGGAAAGACTTGAAGCCCTAAAAGCCGTAAATCCGAACATTCGTGAAGACGAGCTAGAATATATTCGTAATCAAATGACCGAGATAACGGGCTACATGGATAACAGTCAATTACAGCTTGATGCAATACGTATGGTACTTGTCAGCCACGTATAA
- a CDS encoding metal ABC transporter permease, with protein MFDVELLSILLPALVAGLLVLSTHVLLGQQVLKRGIIFIDLAIAQVAALGAIVSHIDHRVEALPFAHVWMPALFALAGAGVIAWMAKHLVGELEAFIGCFYVLSAVAAMLLLANDPHGAELLKQLMSGQILWVSWSQLALPAVVSAGILGVIIAKPRILDGAGFYFLFALVITLSVELVGVYLVFSTLILPALALNKYQGKTKLVWAYGVGIVGYIAGLLLSARYDLPSGAAIVATLALSALLFRMLLKLRSPTSVHQPAK; from the coding sequence ATGTTTGATGTCGAGCTACTGTCTATTTTGTTGCCTGCGTTAGTGGCAGGGCTATTAGTGTTATCAACTCATGTGTTGTTAGGTCAACAAGTGCTTAAGCGTGGCATTATCTTCATTGATTTGGCTATCGCTCAGGTCGCTGCATTGGGGGCAATCGTATCGCACATAGATCATCGAGTAGAAGCGTTACCGTTTGCTCATGTATGGATGCCAGCGTTGTTTGCATTAGCTGGTGCTGGAGTTATCGCTTGGATGGCAAAACACTTAGTCGGTGAACTCGAGGCATTTATTGGTTGTTTTTATGTGCTCAGTGCGGTGGCGGCAATGTTATTGTTAGCCAATGATCCTCATGGAGCTGAATTATTAAAGCAGTTAATGTCGGGTCAAATATTGTGGGTGAGTTGGTCTCAGTTAGCATTACCTGCAGTAGTCTCTGCAGGTATTCTTGGGGTGATCATCGCTAAACCACGGATATTAGATGGTGCAGGTTTTTACTTTTTATTTGCATTAGTGATTACTTTGTCGGTGGAGTTAGTAGGCGTGTATTTAGTGTTTAGCACGCTTATTTTACCGGCTTTGGCATTAAATAAGTATCAAGGTAAAACCAAGTTAGTGTGGGCTTATGGCGTCGGCATAGTGGGTTATATTGCTGGGCTACTGTTGTCTGCTCGCTATGACTTACCCAGTGGTGCCGCTATTGTTGCGACATTAGCATTAAGTGCATTGTTGTTTAGAATGTTACTTAAACTACGTTCACCAACATCAGTGCATCAACCTGCTAAATAA
- a CDS encoding sensor domain-containing diguanylate cyclase, which translates to MSNDQSAMNELHWLIDMVQTIEVGLVVLDRDYNIQLWNGFMENHSGVSPNSIKGSNLFEKFPDLPATWLKHKMESVFLLKNRTFISWEQRPYVFQFKNYRPVTGRADFMYQNITLLPLASLTGQITHISIIIYDVTDIAVNKLQLKAANEQLEQLSQTDGLTLLHNRRHWQSCMEKEFDRYSRYGDAASLVMIDIDNFKRINDEYGHPAGDKVIQHIAYLLKQALRDTDCAGRYGGEEFGVVLSKTTAEEALNFTERLRKRIEASEVAFENRLIRVTVSLGINDLDSEIDNSSTWLSGADKALYVAKQEGRNKSIIHK; encoded by the coding sequence ATGTCAAATGATCAAAGTGCGATGAACGAACTCCACTGGCTAATCGATATGGTGCAAACCATTGAGGTTGGTTTAGTTGTGCTCGATCGCGACTATAACATCCAACTTTGGAACGGTTTTATGGAAAACCACAGCGGTGTCTCACCCAATTCCATTAAAGGTAGTAATCTATTTGAAAAGTTTCCCGACTTACCCGCCACGTGGCTAAAACATAAAATGGAGTCGGTTTTTTTACTTAAAAATCGCACCTTTATTAGTTGGGAACAGCGTCCATACGTATTTCAGTTTAAAAACTATCGTCCAGTGACTGGCCGAGCCGATTTTATGTACCAAAATATTACCTTACTGCCATTAGCTTCGTTAACAGGGCAAATCACTCATATCAGCATTATTATCTATGATGTGACCGATATTGCGGTTAATAAACTGCAACTTAAAGCCGCTAATGAGCAACTTGAACAACTCAGTCAAACCGATGGTTTAACCCTTTTGCATAACCGTCGCCATTGGCAAAGTTGCATGGAAAAAGAATTCGATCGTTATTCACGTTATGGCGATGCGGCATCATTGGTGATGATTGATATTGATAATTTCAAGCGCATTAACGATGAATATGGTCACCCTGCCGGTGATAAAGTGATCCAACATATTGCCTATTTGTTAAAGCAAGCATTACGTGACACTGACTGTGCAGGCCGATATGGCGGAGAAGAGTTTGGAGTGGTGCTATCTAAGACAACCGCAGAAGAAGCTCTCAACTTTACCGAACGATTAAGAAAGCGTATTGAAGCATCAGAAGTCGCATTCGAAAACCGCCTCATTAGAGTCACGGTGAGTCTGGGCATTAACGATTTAGATTCTGAAATAGATAATAGCTCAACCTGGTTATCGGGTGCAGATAAAGCCTTATATGTCGCTAAGCAAGAAGGCCGTAACAAAAGCATCATCCATAAATAA